In Desulfobotulus pelophilus, the following proteins share a genomic window:
- a CDS encoding DEAD/DEAH box helicase, which yields MKFEQYFISEEIKTNLAKLGFQRPTDIQFKAIPSIQKGEDVLAIAQTGTGKTAAFAIPVIDSIHKDKTSKRSYGIRCLIMVPTRELAAQIGEVFAKLSRHTKVATFALYGGVEQDAQIKKLQDGLDILVATPGRLFDLIKQGHLRVERIRTLILDEADRMLDLGFINDIQAIKKKLPQKHQTLFFSATISPEIKKLAYSQVRGSAIRIQLSPEDPVSKNVSHHVLFVEKDDKRFFLERFIKEHPEDKILVFVRTKVRAERVAKAMHRAEIPALFIHGDKDQRERLEAMQSFRTGRCRTLIATDVSARGIDIPDVQVVINYDIPDVTENYVHRVGRTGRGVHKGLAISFCSEEEKTMLADIEQLIGKPVPELSMDRGTYAETLMFSHEKSLEELISSQEAFEATKKKKGKKK from the coding sequence GTGAAATTTGAACAGTATTTTATCTCAGAAGAAATCAAGACCAATCTTGCAAAACTAGGGTTCCAGCGACCCACCGATATCCAGTTCAAAGCCATCCCTTCCATCCAGAAAGGAGAAGACGTACTGGCCATAGCCCAGACCGGAACCGGTAAAACCGCAGCCTTTGCCATTCCCGTAATAGACAGTATCCATAAAGACAAAACCAGTAAGCGCAGCTACGGGATCCGTTGTCTGATCATGGTACCCACGCGGGAACTGGCGGCACAGATAGGCGAGGTATTTGCCAAGCTCTCCCGACATACCAAAGTGGCAACCTTTGCCCTTTACGGTGGCGTGGAGCAGGATGCCCAGATCAAAAAACTACAGGATGGGCTGGATATTCTTGTAGCCACTCCCGGCCGCCTGTTTGATCTGATCAAACAGGGTCATCTCCGTGTGGAACGCATCCGTACACTGATTCTGGATGAAGCGGACCGCATGCTGGATCTCGGCTTTATTAACGACATCCAGGCCATCAAAAAAAAGCTGCCTCAAAAGCATCAGACCCTCTTCTTTTCCGCCACCATCAGCCCCGAAATCAAAAAACTTGCCTACTCTCAGGTAAGGGGCTCCGCCATCCGCATCCAGCTCTCACCGGAAGATCCAGTTTCTAAAAACGTATCCCACCATGTTCTCTTTGTAGAAAAGGATGACAAACGCTTTTTTCTGGAACGCTTCATCAAAGAGCACCCCGAAGACAAGATTCTTGTTTTTGTCCGGACAAAAGTCCGCGCAGAAAGGGTGGCCAAAGCCATGCACAGGGCAGAGATACCAGCCCTTTTTATCCACGGCGACAAAGACCAGAGAGAACGGCTCGAAGCCATGCAGTCCTTTCGCACAGGCCGTTGCCGTACACTCATAGCCACCGACGTTTCTGCCCGTGGAATTGACATTCCGGACGTACAGGTTGTCATCAACTATGACATACCGGATGTGACGGAAAATTATGTTCACCGGGTGGGCAGAACCGGCAGGGGAGTCCATAAAGGGCTGGCCATCTCCTTCTGCAGCGAAGAAGAAAAAACCATGCTGGCAGACATAGAGCAGCTGATCGGTAAACCCGTACCCGAACTTTCCATGGACAGGGGAACCTATGCAGAAACCCTGATGTTCTCCCACGAAAAATCCCTTGAAGAGCTCATTTCCAGTCAGGAAGCCTTTGAAGCCACAAAAAAGAAAAAAGGAAAAAAGAAATAA
- a CDS encoding response regulator, whose amino-acid sequence MQTQASDILIVDDNTDNLRVLTGILKTRGYEVRPVTNGPMALKAIEARSPCLILMDIMMPEMDGFEVCRYLKENPDNREIPLIFITALDALDDKLKAFAQGAVDYITKPFHEAEVLARIETHLSLVQARKELKEKEALHRQLFKVEGLIRMAGAIAHKFNNHLQSVLGNLEMVSIFTRYNPKASRYLDAAISSVEKASAFSRLILTYTGKTAIHHHPINLTRCCTALLPDLFAKLPQHMDMETHLTEKQLTIEGDWNGIQQIVTELVVNAVEATGENGTIVLSLRALPATSIPGHHRFPLDFMATKKNYACLTIRDTGCGIDNQDLESIFDPFFSTNMMGRGMGLSAVLGMVRAHQGAIAVTSKPDAGSVFEIFLPLSGT is encoded by the coding sequence ATGCAAACACAGGCCAGTGACATTCTCATTGTAGATGACAACACCGATAATCTGCGGGTACTTACGGGGATTCTCAAAACAAGGGGATATGAAGTCCGCCCTGTCACCAACGGTCCGATGGCATTGAAAGCCATAGAGGCCCGATCGCCCTGCCTGATACTGATGGATATCATGATGCCTGAAATGGACGGTTTTGAAGTGTGCCGTTACCTGAAAGAGAATCCAGACAACCGGGAAATCCCCCTGATTTTCATTACTGCTCTGGATGCTCTGGATGATAAGCTGAAGGCCTTTGCCCAGGGGGCGGTGGATTACATTACCAAACCCTTTCACGAGGCAGAGGTCCTTGCCCGCATTGAAACCCATCTGAGCCTTGTTCAGGCCCGGAAGGAACTGAAAGAAAAAGAAGCCCTCCATCGCCAGCTGTTCAAAGTAGAAGGTCTCATCCGCATGGCAGGTGCCATTGCCCACAAGTTCAACAATCATCTTCAATCCGTACTGGGTAATCTTGAGATGGTAAGCATTTTCACCAGATACAATCCAAAGGCATCCCGATACCTGGATGCGGCCATCAGCTCCGTGGAAAAGGCATCCGCGTTCAGCCGTCTGATTCTCACTTATACGGGAAAAACCGCCATCCATCATCACCCCATAAATCTGACCCGCTGCTGTACCGCCCTGCTACCGGATCTTTTTGCAAAGCTTCCGCAGCATATGGATATGGAAACCCATCTTACGGAAAAACAGCTCACCATTGAGGGTGACTGGAACGGAATTCAGCAGATTGTAACGGAACTGGTCGTGAATGCGGTGGAAGCCACCGGGGAAAACGGAACAATTGTCCTGAGCCTTAGGGCTCTGCCGGCAACCTCGATTCCCGGCCATCATCGCTTTCCGCTGGACTTTATGGCTACAAAAAAAAACTATGCCTGCCTTACCATACGGGATACGGGATGCGGTATCGATAATCAGGACCTGGAGAGTATTTTCGACCCCTTCTTCTCCACCAATATGATGGGCAGAGGCATGGGACTTTCCGCCGTTCTGGGAATGGTCCGCGCCCATCAGGGAGCCATAGCGGTTACAAGCAAACCCGATGCCGGCAGCGTCTTTGAAATTTTTCTACCCCTTTCCGGAACATAA